A genomic stretch from Kovacikia minuta CCNUW1 includes:
- a CDS encoding oxidoreductase — MAGSPKIWLITGSSTGFGRSLTEAVLKHGDTVIATARKPEQLEELIQHYPDTIKTVRLDVTQIQEVHDAVNAAIAAFGRIDVLVNNAGYGLIGALEEVSDEQIQRNFDTNLFGAIHMMRAVLPVMRQQGSGHIVNMSAIAGFSNELGFSIYGGAKFALEGVSEAVHGEAAPFGIKVTIVEPGPFRTDFIGRSLVQAEHQMEEYQPTVGKFLHFLSTIEGKQPGDPVKAANTIIQVVESENPPLRLVLGKYAYHKFREKIESLTQELDAWETLAANTDFEDA; from the coding sequence ATGGCTGGTAGTCCAAAGATCTGGTTAATTACAGGAAGCTCTACGGGATTTGGTCGATCGCTGACTGAAGCAGTCCTCAAGCATGGTGATACTGTCATTGCAACGGCACGCAAACCCGAACAACTGGAGGAGTTGATTCAACACTATCCCGATACCATCAAAACTGTTCGGCTGGATGTCACCCAGATCCAGGAGGTTCATGATGCGGTCAACGCAGCGATCGCTGCCTTTGGTCGAATTGATGTGCTGGTAAACAATGCGGGGTATGGTTTGATTGGTGCCTTAGAAGAAGTCAGCGATGAACAAATCCAGCGGAATTTTGACACGAACCTGTTTGGTGCGATTCATATGATGCGGGCAGTATTACCCGTGATGCGGCAGCAGGGGAGTGGACATATTGTGAATATGTCGGCGATCGCGGGTTTTAGCAATGAATTAGGCTTCTCCATCTACGGAGGTGCTAAATTTGCCCTCGAAGGCGTCTCGGAGGCAGTACACGGAGAAGCCGCCCCCTTTGGGATAAAAGTCACGATCGTAGAGCCAGGACCGTTTCGTACAGATTTTATTGGACGTTCCCTGGTTCAAGCCGAACATCAAATGGAGGAGTACCAACCAACCGTCGGCAAGTTTCTGCACTTTCTCAGTACCATTGAAGGGAAACAACCGGGTGACCCAGTTAAGGCAGCCAATACCATTATTCAGGTGGTGGAATCGGAAAATCCACCCCTGCGGTTGGTGCTGGGCAAGTATGCTTACCACAAATTTCGTGAAAAGATTGAGTCTCTCACCCAGGAGTTAGATGCGTGGGAAACACTGGCAGCCAATACTGATTTTGAGGATGCTTAA
- a CDS encoding phosphoadenylyl-sulfate reductase yields the protein MAQLTTQTLTESEIPALEAELSRQTPQKILERALSLFDNIAISFSGAEDVVLIDMAYRLNRQIQVFSLDTGRLHPETYQFIEQVRKHYGIAIEIMYPDATQVETLVQTKGLFSFYEDGHQECCGIRKVAPLRRKLSTLDAWITGQRQDQSPTTRGNVPVVQLDHAFSIEGKPLVKFNPLSHWTSADVWMYIRSYEIPYNPLHERGFVSIGCEPCTRPVLPNQHEREGRWWWEDAGKKECGLHAVNQSSTLVADTDK from the coding sequence ATGGCGCAGTTAACGACACAAACCCTGACTGAATCAGAGATTCCTGCCCTTGAGGCAGAGCTTTCCAGGCAAACTCCGCAAAAGATTCTGGAACGAGCCTTAAGCCTGTTTGACAACATTGCCATCTCCTTCAGTGGCGCTGAGGATGTTGTTTTAATTGATATGGCTTACAGACTCAATCGACAGATTCAAGTTTTTAGTCTTGATACCGGTCGGTTGCATCCTGAAACCTATCAATTCATTGAGCAAGTCAGGAAGCATTACGGGATTGCGATCGAGATTATGTATCCTGATGCAACCCAGGTAGAAACACTGGTTCAGACAAAAGGGCTGTTCAGTTTCTACGAAGATGGGCACCAGGAATGCTGTGGAATTCGCAAAGTTGCTCCCCTGCGGCGCAAGTTATCGACTCTGGATGCCTGGATCACAGGGCAACGGCAGGATCAAAGCCCCACTACACGGGGTAATGTTCCGGTTGTTCAGTTAGATCATGCGTTTTCGATCGAAGGCAAGCCGTTGGTTAAGTTCAACCCCCTGTCTCATTGGACTTCAGCGGATGTTTGGATGTACATTCGCTCCTATGAGATTCCCTACAACCCGTTGCATGAGCGGGGCTTTGTTAGCATTGGATGTGAACCCTGTACCCGTCCTGTGCTGCCAAATCAGCATGAGCGTGAAGGTCGCTGGTGGTGGGAAGATGCGGGTAAGAAGGAATGTGGGTTACACGCAGTGAATCAATCTTCAACGCTGGTAGCGGACACCGATAAGTAG
- a CDS encoding sensor histidine kinase produces the protein MLCVEDLLILEPFQHLPQGRLEWLCDRAQTVSLRVGDVLVHEGDPHRGLFILIRGQMVITRRSEGVEIPLGRHDAPAYFGEVQVLTDEPVPVTLRAITDCDLYEIEGDDFRKLVHECREFERMVFRLVERRLRGLESFIRGREKMAALGTLAAGLAHELNNPAAALVRALREMPAAILELQRMNLVYGQHQVEPEHTQLWIQARDAGNDAILTDRVDPVSLSDREERLLNWLEDYGVHQAWKVAEPLAEAGIEIETLEHLMQRWRNDPTEMREMGLHWLALSFEMMAMIKHGLRGAERISELVQSMKSYSFLDQGVQQEVDVHQGLEDTLRLFAYKLKQGIQVKRNYAPQLPTVFAYGSELNQVWTNLIDNAIDAMNGKGLLEITTHLKTHLIRVDIVDSGSGIPAEVQSRIFEPFFTTKPVGQGSGLGLETVRRIVENRHRGAILFESQPGRTCFTVCLPITQEHFNGLW, from the coding sequence ATGCTTTGTGTTGAGGATTTGCTCATCTTAGAACCGTTTCAGCACCTTCCCCAGGGACGGCTGGAGTGGCTGTGCGATCGTGCCCAAACTGTCTCCCTGCGAGTGGGGGATGTGCTTGTCCATGAAGGTGATCCCCATCGGGGGTTGTTTATTCTGATCAGGGGGCAAATGGTGATCACGCGTCGGAGTGAAGGCGTTGAAATTCCCCTGGGGCGTCATGATGCGCCTGCATATTTTGGTGAAGTACAGGTGTTGACTGACGAGCCTGTCCCGGTCACGCTACGGGCAATCACAGATTGTGACCTCTACGAAATAGAGGGCGACGACTTTCGCAAGTTGGTACACGAATGCCGTGAGTTTGAACGCATGGTGTTTCGCCTGGTCGAACGACGCCTGCGCGGGCTGGAATCGTTTATTCGTGGACGGGAAAAAATGGCGGCTCTGGGTACGCTGGCAGCGGGGCTTGCCCATGAACTCAATAATCCAGCTGCGGCACTTGTGCGCGCCCTGCGAGAGATGCCAGCGGCAATTCTGGAACTACAACGGATGAACCTGGTCTACGGTCAACACCAGGTTGAACCCGAACACACCCAACTATGGATACAGGCGCGGGATGCAGGCAATGATGCAATTTTGACCGATCGCGTTGATCCCGTCAGCCTCAGCGATCGGGAAGAACGATTGCTGAACTGGTTAGAAGACTACGGTGTACACCAAGCATGGAAAGTGGCTGAACCCCTGGCAGAAGCTGGGATTGAGATTGAAACCCTGGAGCATTTGATGCAGCGTTGGCGCAATGATCCAACCGAAATGCGCGAAATGGGGTTGCATTGGCTTGCCCTTTCCTTCGAAATGATGGCGATGATTAAACACGGGTTACGGGGGGCAGAGCGCATTTCAGAACTGGTTCAGTCAATGAAATCCTATTCCTTTCTCGACCAGGGAGTGCAACAGGAAGTGGATGTGCATCAGGGGTTGGAAGATACCCTGCGACTATTTGCCTACAAACTTAAACAGGGGATTCAGGTAAAACGGAATTATGCCCCCCAACTTCCGACAGTGTTTGCCTATGGGAGCGAGTTGAACCAGGTATGGACTAATTTGATTGATAACGCGATCGACGCGATGAACGGTAAAGGTCTGCTAGAAATTACCACTCACCTGAAAACGCATTTGATTCGCGTTGATATTGTTGACTCTGGTAGCGGAATTCCAGCTGAGGTTCAATCGCGCATTTTTGAACCATTCTTTACCACTAAACCCGTTGGTCAGGGGTCAGGATTGGGACTGGAAACCGTGCGACGCATTGTTGAGAATCGGCATCGGGGGGCGATTTTGTTTGAATCACAACCAGGAAGAACCTGTTTCACAGTTTGCTTACCCATTACCCAGGAGCATTTTAACGGACTCTGGTAG
- a CDS encoding LysR substrate-binding domain-containing protein, translated as MTLEQLRIFLAVAENLHFTRAAETLYITQPAVSAAIQSLETEYSVKLFHRVGRRVEITEAGKLLYVEAQKILEQVMVAERNLRELNNLQQGELRLGASLTIGNYWLPDKISQFQQDYPGIQVNCTLANAEEIAEGTASGRFDLGLVSGEVKSTLRDALLQEVVGRDRLQIVVGQSHPWFHRTIVQVEELLTTPWVLREAGSGAQQVFEQALRNWRVDLSQLSTMLVLTSSEMVKAIVERGNAAAALPELMVYKELQLKTLKAVQVVVQDSDASTILEIVQPILKLKHAQRFQAQTMLAFEKILQRQVAIAQSLSTCLKATP; from the coding sequence ATGACTCTGGAACAACTTCGAATCTTTTTAGCCGTTGCAGAAAATCTCCACTTTACCCGCGCCGCAGAAACGCTGTATATCACTCAACCCGCCGTTAGCGCAGCGATTCAAAGCCTGGAGACAGAATATAGTGTGAAGCTGTTTCACCGGGTGGGGCGACGGGTAGAAATTACAGAAGCCGGAAAGCTTTTGTATGTTGAAGCACAAAAGATTCTAGAGCAGGTGATGGTCGCAGAGCGGAATCTGCGGGAGTTGAACAATTTGCAACAGGGTGAATTGCGGCTGGGGGCAAGTCTGACCATTGGCAATTATTGGTTACCGGACAAGATAAGCCAGTTTCAGCAGGATTATCCGGGAATTCAGGTGAACTGCACCCTGGCCAATGCCGAAGAAATTGCCGAAGGAACCGCATCCGGACGGTTTGATCTGGGATTGGTGTCGGGTGAGGTGAAATCGACCCTGAGAGATGCGCTGTTGCAGGAAGTTGTGGGGCGCGATCGCCTGCAAATTGTCGTAGGGCAGTCTCACCCCTGGTTTCATCGGACCATCGTGCAGGTTGAAGAGTTGCTAACCACTCCCTGGGTGCTGCGGGAAGCCGGGTCTGGTGCCCAACAGGTGTTTGAACAAGCCCTCCGCAACTGGCGGGTTGACCTTTCGCAGTTGAGCACGATGCTGGTACTTACCAGTAGCGAAATGGTGAAAGCGATCGTCGAACGGGGCAATGCCGCCGCAGCTTTACCAGAGTTAATGGTTTACAAAGAACTGCAATTGAAAACATTAAAAGCAGTTCAAGTGGTTGTTCAAGATTCTGATGCATCGACAATTTTAGAAATTGTGCAACCCATTCTGAAATTGAAACATGCTCAGAGGTTCCAGGCTCAAACCATGCTGGCGTTTGAGAAAATTTTGCAAAGGCAGGTAGCGATCGCCCAATCCCTTTCAACCTGTTTGAAAGCGACCCCCTAA